The following are encoded in a window of Dehalobacter sp. 12DCB1 genomic DNA:
- the recF gene encoding DNA replication/repair protein RecF: protein MYIKDLHLVNFRNYQEQKVDFQPGINLLMGSNGQGKTNILEGIGYLISGKSARCKSENDLIRRGKKNFYLSGSFQVSERLFILESYYETGKKVMKINQLACKRLSDYVGTVNGVSFYPDDLNIVKKGPNERRRFIDLLIAQVRPAHFALLNAYLRAVHQKNILLKNERNFNLLKIQLQAWNEQICEISSKIIINRFEFTDKLNTHCRKIFQSIFSDEDHLDIVYQALGKKDLEQALQCFPEILEKKMMQEIERKAVLFGPHRDEIIIYLNGNDTRMFASQGQQRSLVLSLKLAEMEIIRNEKDEYPILLLDDVLSELDEYRRDYLIEYINTLQKQTIITMTDVDDRLNQNAAVYRVFNGNIRRE, encoded by the coding sequence ATGTATATTAAAGACTTACATTTGGTTAATTTCAGAAATTATCAAGAACAAAAGGTGGACTTCCAGCCGGGAATAAACTTGCTGATGGGTTCCAATGGTCAGGGAAAAACGAATATCCTTGAAGGAATCGGGTATCTTATTAGCGGTAAATCGGCCCGCTGCAAGTCAGAAAATGATTTAATACGCAGGGGAAAAAAAAATTTTTATCTCTCAGGTTCTTTTCAGGTTTCAGAAAGGCTCTTCATACTGGAGAGTTATTACGAGACCGGAAAAAAAGTCATGAAGATTAACCAATTGGCTTGTAAACGTCTTTCAGATTATGTTGGTACAGTCAATGGGGTTTCTTTTTATCCGGATGATTTAAATATTGTCAAAAAAGGACCCAACGAAAGAAGGCGTTTTATTGATCTGTTGATTGCCCAGGTTAGACCTGCGCATTTTGCCCTGCTCAATGCTTATTTACGGGCTGTTCATCAGAAAAATATTCTTTTAAAAAACGAAAGGAATTTTAATCTGTTAAAAATTCAGCTCCAGGCCTGGAATGAGCAGATTTGTGAGATTAGTTCCAAAATTATCATTAATCGCTTCGAATTTACAGATAAACTGAATACTCACTGCAGAAAGATATTTCAAAGTATTTTTTCGGATGAGGACCATCTTGATATTGTTTATCAAGCCTTAGGAAAAAAGGATTTAGAGCAGGCTTTACAATGCTTTCCGGAAATACTTGAGAAAAAAATGATGCAGGAAATTGAGAGAAAAGCTGTATTATTCGGACCACACCGCGACGAAATAATTATTTATCTGAATGGAAATGATACAAGAATGTTTGCATCTCAGGGCCAGCAGCGTTCTCTGGTGCTCAGTCTAAAGCTGGCTGAAATGGAAATCATTCGGAATGAAAAAGATGAATATCCAATTTTGCTGTTGGACGATGTTCTTTCTGAATTGGATGAATATCGGAGGGACTATTTAATTGAATATATCAATACCCTGCAAAAACAGACGATCATCACTATGACGGATGTAGATGATCGTCTAAATCAGAACGCAGCGGTATATCGGGTATTTAATGGAAATATAAGGAGGGAATAG
- the dnaN gene encoding DNA polymerase III subunit beta: protein MKILCKKEDLILGINTVQRAVSSKNTLPILQGVRLRAERQNLWFEATDLEIGIRCQVPVNIQEEGQVVLPAKLFSEIARKLPDTEIKIESTDNNINIFYDSSDFAVNGYDPEEYPEISDIESNESIELPALLFKSMIRKTIFACSVEETRPVFTGVLLQVNKENITLVGTDTHRLALSNEFLQGNQKEFNGIIPAKTLHEIYRLMEDDDIILISFNNSRIIFKFSQVQIVTRLIEGQFPSYKQVIPSTCNTKLLIYTRKLMDAVERASLLSKDNYLKTNTVRFNIENSHININHFSEMGKVFEQLEVEQNGEDVAISFNAKYIIDLLKVVDTESVVMEVSGSSSPCIFRPESNDKYLCLVLPLRN from the coding sequence ATGAAAATCTTATGCAAAAAGGAAGATTTGATTTTAGGAATTAACACTGTACAAAGAGCAGTGTCCTCTAAAAATACGCTTCCTATACTTCAAGGAGTCAGACTGAGAGCAGAAAGACAAAACCTTTGGTTTGAAGCCACTGATCTGGAAATTGGCATCCGCTGCCAGGTTCCGGTCAATATTCAGGAAGAAGGACAAGTGGTTTTACCTGCCAAGCTTTTTTCGGAAATTGCCAGGAAGCTTCCGGATACCGAAATTAAAATTGAAAGCACTGACAATAATATTAATATCTTTTACGATTCCTCTGATTTTGCAGTAAACGGATATGATCCTGAAGAGTATCCTGAGATTTCTGATATTGAATCCAATGAAAGTATTGAACTTCCAGCTTTACTTTTTAAAAGTATGATTCGTAAGACAATATTCGCCTGTTCAGTCGAAGAAACAAGACCTGTTTTTACCGGTGTGCTGCTTCAGGTGAATAAAGAAAATATTACACTTGTCGGAACAGATACACACCGACTTGCACTCAGCAATGAATTTTTACAGGGAAATCAGAAAGAATTCAACGGGATTATTCCAGCCAAGACCCTGCACGAGATTTATAGGCTAATGGAAGATGATGACATTATTTTAATCAGTTTTAACAATTCCAGAATTATTTTTAAATTTAGCCAGGTTCAAATTGTCACCCGTCTAATTGAAGGACAGTTTCCAAGCTACAAACAGGTCATTCCGTCAACATGCAACACGAAACTTTTGATATATACTCGAAAATTGATGGATGCAGTCGAAAGAGCCTCGCTTTTATCTAAAGACAATTACTTGAAGACCAATACGGTCCGTTTTAATATTGAAAATTCCCATATAAACATCAATCATTTTTCGGAAATGGGTAAAGTATTTGAACAGCTTGAAGTGGAACAGAATGGAGAGGACGTTGCAATATCTTTTAATGCCAAGTATATCATCGACCTGCTTAAAGTTGTTGACACCGAAAGTGTGGTTATGGAAGTATCTGGATCATCTAGTCCTTGTATCTTCAGGCCCGAAAGTAATGATAAATACTTATGCTTAGTTCTGCCGCTAAGAAATTAG
- the dnaA gene encoding chromosomal replication initiator protein DnaA, whose protein sequence is MSPNIIYLNAFWENILEKLKDELSKPSFETWLSSTKLVDFSNNRLTISVSNEFAKDWLESRYSSLVKSTVQNYLNAPVTLNFIAEQDQSDLTPIETPGVNFGILSHSLNPKYTFDTFVIGNGNRFAHAAALAVAESPAKSYNPLFVYGGSGLGKTHLMHAISHVISKNFPSMKILYVTGEQFTNEMIDSIRYERQVEFRNTYRKIDILLIDDIQFLAGKEGTQEEFFHTFNTLYEANKQIIISSDRPPREIPTLEERLRSRFEWGLTTDINPPDYETRIAILRKKAELENFIVPDEIIIFIASEIQSNIRELEGALSKITAYCMLTNQPITVTLAEEILKDMIPQKNQKLISLDMIQKSVAEHYKMSIHEFKQKKRTRTIAFPRQIAMFLCREMTDLSLEQIGDKFGGRDHTTVIHACEKISELKKNDPLVEKSINDIISKIKSS, encoded by the coding sequence ATGTCTCCTAATATTATATATTTAAACGCTTTCTGGGAAAATATCCTTGAGAAATTGAAAGATGAATTATCTAAGCCCAGTTTTGAAACCTGGTTATCTTCAACAAAGCTCGTTGATTTTTCCAACAATCGGCTAACCATCAGTGTTTCCAATGAGTTCGCAAAAGACTGGCTGGAAAGCAGGTATTCCTCTCTCGTTAAATCTACTGTTCAAAATTACCTGAATGCACCGGTTACTCTAAACTTTATCGCTGAGCAAGATCAGTCCGATCTTACTCCAATAGAAACCCCTGGCGTAAATTTTGGTATTTTGTCTCATTCTTTGAATCCAAAGTACACTTTTGATACTTTTGTAATCGGCAACGGAAATCGCTTTGCACATGCCGCAGCACTCGCAGTTGCAGAATCTCCTGCCAAATCCTATAATCCTTTATTTGTTTACGGCGGCAGCGGGCTTGGCAAAACGCATCTGATGCATGCGATCAGCCACGTGATCAGTAAGAACTTTCCTTCGATGAAAATTCTCTATGTCACGGGGGAACAGTTCACAAATGAAATGATTGATTCTATCCGTTATGAAAGACAGGTCGAATTTCGGAACACTTACCGCAAAATTGACATTTTATTAATCGACGATATTCAGTTCCTGGCAGGCAAAGAAGGTACCCAGGAAGAATTCTTCCATACATTTAACACCCTTTATGAAGCCAACAAACAAATCATTATTTCTTCAGATCGTCCGCCGAGAGAAATACCAACACTTGAGGAAAGACTTCGTTCGCGGTTTGAATGGGGTTTAACAACGGATATTAATCCGCCTGACTACGAAACAAGAATTGCTATTTTACGCAAAAAAGCTGAGCTGGAAAATTTTATTGTGCCTGATGAAATTATTATTTTCATTGCTTCCGAGATTCAATCGAATATCCGGGAACTGGAAGGTGCCTTAAGTAAAATAACAGCTTACTGCATGCTCACTAATCAACCGATAACTGTTACCCTGGCAGAAGAGATATTAAAGGATATGATCCCTCAAAAAAATCAAAAATTAATTTCTCTCGATATGATTCAAAAAAGTGTGGCTGAACATTATAAGATGTCCATTCATGAATTCAAACAGAAGAAAAGAACAAGAACCATTGCTTTTCCAAGACAAATTGCAATGTTTCTCTGCCGCGAGATGACAGATCTTTCTTTGGAACAGATCGGTGATAAATTCGGAGGCCGGGACCATACGACAGTTATTCATGCCTGTGAAAAGATCAGTGAACTAAAAAAGAATGATCCGTTGGTTGAAAAGAGTATCAATGACATTATCAGTAAGATTAAATCAAGTTAG
- the rpmH gene encoding 50S ribosomal protein L34: protein MKRTYQPKSRRHKRVHGFLERMKSTGGRNVLRRRRLKGRKKLAV from the coding sequence TTGAAAAGAACATATCAGCCTAAATCCCGTCGCCATAAAAGAGTCCATGGATTCTTAGAACGCATGAAAAGTACTGGCGGTAGAAACGTTTTAAGACGTCGTCGTTTGAAAGGTCGTAAGAAGTTAGCAGTTTAG
- the rnpA gene encoding ribonuclease P protein component has translation MLLKSYRLKNKADFQSVFTNGKSYTSRQVVIYIFRGNNKKFGFIASKKVGNAVKRNRAKRLMREAVRLNIGGLKTDCEMILIARTAINKATLQEVEKSVLYIWRKAGIYDGKNA, from the coding sequence ATGCTGCTGAAGTCTTACAGATTAAAAAATAAGGCCGATTTTCAAAGTGTCTTTACCAATGGAAAAAGTTATACCTCAAGACAAGTTGTCATATACATCTTTCGAGGAAACAACAAAAAATTTGGATTTATTGCTTCCAAAAAAGTTGGCAATGCAGTTAAGCGCAACCGAGCCAAAAGGCTTATGCGTGAAGCTGTCCGTTTGAATATAGGCGGATTGAAAACGGATTGTGAAATGATTTTGATTGCCCGTACGGCTATCAACAAAGCAACTTTGCAGGAAGTTGAAAAATCTGTACTATATATTTGGAGAAAAGCGGGAATTTATGATGGTAAGAATGCGTAA
- the yidD gene encoding membrane protein insertion efficiency factor YidD: protein MMETVFVSIIVFYQRFISPLKGRTCRFYPTCSDYAIQAIKKYGIIKGIGKLLIRVVKCHPFHPGGYDPV from the coding sequence ATCATGGAAACGGTTTTTGTTTCCATCATCGTTTTCTATCAACGATTTATTTCACCTCTGAAAGGACGAACCTGCAGATTTTATCCTACATGTTCGGATTATGCGATTCAAGCAATTAAAAAGTACGGGATCATCAAAGGGATTGGGAAATTGTTAATTCGGGTTGTCAAGTGCCACCCTTTTCATCCCGGCGGATATGACCCAGTTTAA
- a CDS encoding YidC/Oxa1 family membrane protein insertase, which translates to MDIVYQGMAGILKWLFDLSSMIGLPYWGMAIIIFTIIIKIVLYPLTWKQMQSMRKMTDLQPKMKVLQKKYANDKQKLNQKIMELYNEEKVNPYSGCLPILVQLPILWIFYRTLANFPYGNDASVWFLGFNITQAYGFQLSYHLILPILAGVTSFLMTKVSMATSPTKSQPGAKKDTAEATAEQTQKMMLYVMPFFMAYIVITLPSGLGFYLITMNIVSILQTVYINKKLSAEKKGASVD; encoded by the coding sequence GTGGATATCGTTTATCAGGGAATGGCCGGGATCTTAAAGTGGTTGTTCGATCTCTCGTCCATGATCGGATTGCCATATTGGGGTATGGCAATTATCATCTTTACCATCATCATTAAGATTGTTCTTTACCCATTGACCTGGAAGCAAATGCAGTCTATGCGCAAAATGACGGATTTGCAGCCCAAAATGAAAGTGCTGCAGAAAAAGTATGCCAATGACAAGCAGAAGCTAAATCAGAAGATCATGGAACTGTATAATGAAGAAAAAGTTAATCCTTATTCGGGGTGCTTGCCGATTTTAGTACAGCTTCCTATCTTGTGGATATTTTATAGAACGTTGGCGAATTTCCCTTACGGAAATGATGCCAGTGTCTGGTTTTTAGGTTTCAATATTACTCAGGCATACGGCTTTCAATTGTCCTATCATTTAATCTTACCGATTCTTGCTGGGGTGACGTCTTTCTTAATGACTAAAGTCTCGATGGCAACAAGCCCCACTAAGAGTCAGCCTGGTGCGAAAAAGGATACAGCTGAGGCCACTGCCGAACAAACTCAGAAAATGATGTTGTATGTCATGCCATTCTTTATGGCTTATATCGTAATTACGCTTCCTTCTGGTTTAGGTTTTTATCTTATAACGATGAACATTGTGTCGATCCTGCAAACTGTCTATATCAATAAGAAGTTGTCGGCAGAGAAAAAAGGAGCCTCTGTTGACTGA
- the jag gene encoding RNA-binding cell elongation regulator Jag/EloR produces the protein MKVADKTAKTVEEAIELGLAELGVSRDQVTIQVLEEPGKKGLLGLFGSKMARVRISYEDDPGALACEFLKGLTQAMSVDADFEVVNRDEQVKINITGLDLGILIGRRGDTLESIQFLTNLAVAKKLSNKTRIVIDIEGYRKRREETLIVLAKRLAEKVKKSGNRIVLEPMSPQERRIIHTALQNEWKVTTFSEGEEPHRRVVIALKRNHIEKE, from the coding sequence ATGAAGGTTGCAGATAAAACTGCAAAAACGGTTGAAGAGGCTATTGAATTGGGATTAGCCGAACTTGGTGTCAGCAGAGATCAGGTTACTATTCAAGTGTTGGAAGAACCGGGAAAAAAAGGACTTCTTGGACTTTTTGGCAGCAAAATGGCTAGGGTCAGAATTAGTTATGAGGATGATCCAGGAGCACTGGCCTGTGAATTTCTCAAAGGGTTGACCCAGGCAATGTCCGTCGATGCCGACTTCGAGGTAGTTAACCGTGACGAACAGGTCAAAATAAATATCACCGGTCTTGATCTTGGCATACTGATTGGTCGCAGAGGGGATACTTTGGAATCCATACAATTTCTAACAAACTTAGCCGTCGCAAAAAAACTGTCTAATAAGACGAGAATCGTAATTGATATTGAGGGTTATCGGAAGCGCCGGGAAGAAACGCTGATTGTTCTTGCCAAAAGACTGGCTGAAAAGGTTAAGAAAAGCGGCAATAGAATTGTTTTAGAACCGATGAGTCCTCAAGAACGGCGAATTATTCATACGGCCCTTCAAAATGAATGGAAAGTAACGACTTTCAGTGAAGGGGAAGAGCCTCACCGAAGAGTTGTCATTGCTTTAAAACGGAATCATATTGAAAAGGAATAA
- the mnmE gene encoding tRNA uridine-5-carboxymethylaminomethyl(34) synthesis GTPase MnmE has protein sequence MDDTIVGLATPAGEGAIHVIRLSGKQAQKILDVCFCPVHQDKWLSDTTFTLHLGDFYDGAMQLDQVLISRMKGPRSFTGEDVYEINCHGGLIPARRIIEACLRQGARLAEPGEFSKRAFLNGKIDLVQAEALIDLISSRTELSADLALLQLGGRLSSRINEVRQDILDILSYIEATIDFPEDEIDDLALKELSEKILNAKENSIEIFKGSKTGKIIREGLSAVIAGRPNVGKSSLLNALLREERAIVTDIPGTTRDEIHEYIKIGEVLLHLTDTAGIRESDDPVETIGIERAWKALNMADVILLLLDASEIRSGRLTNEEKIILEEYANKTIVLINKIDLLSSYEFNDTFLPPEVFALPFSVKNRIGFAELETEILKRVFEGEIFVTIDPLLSNIRQIQALENCIHSLEKALEAVYANVPFDLVSIDVRSALEEISSITGHQVQEELLNNIFSRFCIGK, from the coding sequence ATGGATGATACGATTGTTGGCTTGGCTACACCGGCCGGAGAAGGGGCCATTCATGTTATCCGTTTAAGCGGAAAGCAAGCCCAAAAAATATTGGATGTTTGTTTTTGTCCCGTCCATCAGGATAAATGGCTGTCCGATACAACATTTACGCTTCATTTGGGAGACTTTTATGATGGTGCGATGCAGCTTGATCAAGTCCTGATCAGCAGGATGAAAGGACCTCGTTCTTTTACAGGTGAGGATGTCTATGAAATAAACTGTCATGGTGGATTGATACCGGCAAGAAGGATTATTGAAGCCTGTCTCCGGCAGGGAGCGCGCTTGGCAGAACCCGGTGAATTCAGCAAAAGGGCTTTTCTGAATGGGAAAATAGATCTTGTTCAGGCCGAAGCGTTGATTGACTTGATTTCCTCTAGGACAGAGTTGTCTGCGGACTTGGCTTTACTTCAGCTCGGAGGTAGATTGTCCTCCAGAATTAATGAAGTGAGACAGGATATTTTGGATATCCTATCCTATATTGAAGCAACCATTGATTTTCCTGAAGATGAAATTGACGATTTGGCACTGAAAGAACTGTCTGAAAAAATATTAAATGCTAAAGAAAATTCTATAGAAATTTTCAAAGGGAGTAAAACCGGTAAAATTATCAGGGAAGGTCTTTCCGCGGTAATTGCTGGTAGACCGAATGTTGGAAAATCCAGTCTGCTGAATGCACTTTTGCGTGAAGAAAGGGCGATTGTCACAGATATTCCGGGAACAACCCGGGATGAGATTCATGAATATATCAAAATTGGTGAAGTACTGCTTCACCTTACCGATACTGCCGGAATCCGAGAAAGTGATGATCCTGTCGAAACAATTGGCATTGAGAGAGCTTGGAAAGCGCTTAACATGGCAGATGTCATTCTGCTCTTGCTCGATGCCTCCGAGATCCGTTCTGGGAGGCTCACGAACGAAGAAAAAATAATTCTTGAGGAATACGCCAATAAAACGATTGTTTTAATTAATAAAATTGATCTTTTATCTTCTTATGAATTTAACGATACTTTTCTGCCTCCTGAAGTTTTTGCACTGCCGTTTTCTGTAAAAAACAGGATTGGCTTTGCTGAACTAGAAACGGAAATCCTAAAAAGAGTTTTTGAAGGAGAGATCTTCGTCACAATTGATCCTTTATTATCAAATATCCGTCAAATTCAAGCTCTGGAAAATTGCATTCACTCTCTGGAAAAAGCACTTGAAGCTGTCTATGCAAATGTCCCATTTGATTTGGTATCGATCGATGTCCGTTCAGCCCTTGAAGAAATCTCTTCGATTACGGGGCATCAGGTTCAGGAAGAGTTGTTAAATAATATTTTTTCCCGATTCTGTATTGGAAAGTAG
- the mnmG gene encoding tRNA uridine-5-carboxymethylaminomethyl(34) synthesis enzyme MnmG, whose amino-acid sequence MDYFAGKYDVIVVGAGHAGCEAALASARMGCDTLLLTINLDKVAHMPCNPSVGGPAKGHLVREIDALGGQMGIVADETALQARLLNTGKGPAVHALRVQSDKKAYHHRMLSNLYNQAKLTLIQALVERLHFDGDKLKGVVTRTGAIFEADSIVLTGGTYLKSRIIIGEALYEGGPAGEITSGSLSEDLKLHGIELGRFKTGTPPRILKSSVDFSKFVIQPGDSEPKNFSFMPTRRIFWGNNPENQLPCWLGYTTETTHGIIRDNLHRAPLYTGVVEGVGPRYCPSIEDKVVRFAQRQAHQLFLEPEGKDSEELYVAGMSTSLPEEIQHMFFRSIPGLENVQILRPGYAIEYDYVKPYQLSLTLEVRNLPGLFTAGQLNGTSGYEEAAGQGLMAGINAALKALRREPFILKRSDGYLGVLIDDLVNKEICEPYRLLTSRAEYRLILRQDNADLRLTEKGKKLGLVADDRWQIFEHKLNNLEEIFQQWKTITFSPASADIQELLIQAGSTPLRSGIKAEELMKRPEIMPDLLPRFMPEMEAYDAEVLEEALIQIKYEGYIQKQQEEVNRFIKLEEKVLPVNLDYLRIKGLSNEARQRLNGVQPINVGQASRISGVSPADISVLLIYLEQSRRSISYE is encoded by the coding sequence GTGGATTATTTTGCTGGAAAATATGATGTGATTGTTGTCGGGGCGGGACATGCCGGATGTGAGGCTGCTCTCGCCTCTGCCCGTATGGGATGTGATACGCTGTTGCTTACGATTAATCTAGATAAAGTTGCGCATATGCCGTGCAATCCATCCGTAGGTGGTCCGGCGAAAGGCCATCTGGTACGGGAGATTGATGCGTTAGGTGGTCAGATGGGAATTGTTGCTGATGAGACAGCACTTCAGGCCAGGCTGCTTAATACGGGTAAAGGTCCGGCTGTCCATGCATTAAGAGTACAATCGGATAAAAAAGCTTATCATCATCGAATGTTAAGCAACCTATACAATCAGGCCAAGCTCACCTTGATTCAGGCTTTGGTCGAGCGGCTTCATTTTGATGGGGATAAACTTAAAGGTGTTGTCACGCGTACAGGGGCAATCTTTGAGGCAGACAGTATTGTTCTGACGGGCGGAACATACCTCAAAAGCAGGATAATAATTGGAGAAGCGCTTTATGAAGGCGGACCGGCCGGAGAGATTACCTCAGGATCCCTGTCTGAAGATCTGAAGCTGCACGGTATAGAACTTGGCCGGTTTAAAACCGGAACGCCTCCCCGGATTCTGAAGAGCTCAGTAGATTTCTCTAAGTTCGTAATTCAGCCGGGTGACAGCGAGCCAAAAAATTTTTCGTTTATGCCGACTAGAAGGATCTTTTGGGGAAATAACCCGGAAAATCAGCTTCCTTGCTGGCTAGGCTACACGACGGAAACAACTCATGGCATCATCCGCGATAATCTGCATCGTGCGCCGCTTTATACTGGCGTGGTGGAAGGCGTTGGCCCGAGGTATTGTCCTTCTATTGAAGATAAGGTTGTGCGTTTTGCGCAGCGGCAGGCCCATCAGCTTTTTCTTGAACCAGAAGGAAAAGACAGTGAGGAATTATATGTTGCGGGGATGTCAACCAGCCTGCCGGAAGAAATCCAGCATATGTTTTTCCGTAGCATTCCCGGCTTAGAAAATGTTCAGATTCTGCGGCCCGGATATGCGATTGAATACGATTATGTCAAACCGTATCAGCTCTCTTTGACGCTGGAAGTACGAAATCTCCCGGGACTCTTTACAGCGGGACAGCTTAACGGAACATCCGGGTATGAGGAAGCAGCCGGGCAGGGCTTAATGGCGGGAATTAACGCAGCGCTTAAAGCTTTACGCCGAGAACCTTTCATTTTGAAGCGTTCCGACGGATATCTCGGTGTACTGATTGATGACCTGGTCAATAAAGAGATTTGTGAGCCGTATAGGCTCCTGACCTCAAGAGCAGAATACCGTTTGATTCTACGCCAGGACAACGCTGATCTGCGTTTGACTGAAAAGGGAAAAAAGCTAGGACTAGTTGCAGATGACAGGTGGCAGATTTTTGAGCACAAGCTGAACAATCTGGAGGAGATCTTTCAGCAATGGAAGACCATCACATTTTCTCCAGCCAGTGCAGATATTCAAGAATTGCTGATCCAGGCAGGGTCTACTCCGCTCCGAAGTGGAATAAAAGCAGAGGAACTTATGAAGAGGCCGGAAATTATGCCGGACTTGCTTCCACGTTTTATGCCGGAGATGGAAGCGTATGATGCTGAAGTATTAGAAGAAGCGTTGATCCAAATTAAATATGAAGGGTACATTCAGAAGCAACAGGAAGAAGTAAACCGATTTATCAAACTTGAAGAAAAAGTTTTGCCTGTTAATCTGGATTATTTGAGAATCAAAGGTCTATCCAATGAAGCCAGACAGCGGCTTAACGGCGTGCAGCCGATCAACGTCGGACAGGCATCGAGAATCAGCGGAGTGAGTCCTGCAGATATTTCGGTTTTATTGATTTATCTGGAACAAAGCCGGAGGAGTATTTCTTATGAATGA
- the rsmG gene encoding 16S rRNA (guanine(527)-N(7))-methyltransferase RsmG, producing the protein MNDQFMEVNLKETLSILHNKARDVLSLELSAEHLEKFEQYTVLLLQRNEQMNLTAITDPAEMVIKHYLDSLVFVKWIMHYCPNGQIVIADLGTGAGFPGIPIKILLPQIRLVLVDALAKRIHFLQEVCDSLSLKVETCHARAEDIGSSKAYRQRFDITVARAVAKLPVLLEYATPLLKVGGRFIAAKGINPENEITLAQNALRILNCEVEHVEKYSLAEGADNRSLIIIKKILNTPAQYPRQAGKPKKTPL; encoded by the coding sequence ATGAATGACCAATTTATGGAAGTGAATCTTAAGGAAACGCTTAGCATCTTGCACAATAAAGCCCGGGATGTCCTGAGTCTGGAGCTTTCGGCCGAACATCTTGAAAAATTTGAACAATATACAGTACTGTTACTCCAGAGGAACGAACAAATGAACTTAACAGCCATTACTGATCCGGCAGAAATGGTGATTAAGCATTATCTAGATTCTTTGGTGTTTGTCAAGTGGATAATGCATTATTGTCCTAATGGACAAATTGTTATTGCGGATCTTGGTACCGGAGCTGGATTTCCGGGTATTCCTATTAAGATACTGTTGCCGCAGATTAGACTTGTGCTTGTCGATGCGCTAGCCAAGAGAATTCATTTTCTGCAGGAGGTCTGTGATAGCCTTAGCTTGAAAGTCGAAACCTGCCATGCACGAGCTGAAGATATTGGCAGTAGCAAGGCATACCGGCAGCGATTTGATATTACGGTGGCTAGAGCAGTTGCGAAGTTGCCGGTACTGCTTGAATATGCAACTCCTTTGCTGAAAGTTGGCGGAAGATTTATTGCAGCGAAGGGCATTAATCCTGAAAATGAAATAACTTTGGCTCAGAACGCTTTGCGTATCCTAAACTGTGAAGTTGAGCATGTCGAAAAATATTCATTGGCAGAAGGCGCGGATAACCGTTCTTTGATTATAATTAAAAAAATATTGAACACACCTGCTCAGTATCCACGTCAAGCTGGAAAACCAAAAAAAACCCCTCTCTGA
- a CDS encoding ParA family protein, whose product MARIIAIANQKGGVAKTTTAVNLSSSLVEKGKKVLLVDLDPQGNATSGCGIMKHRLSRCIYDVIINEENIRSVIADTELKNLKVAPARIELAGAEIELVSQLYREGKLATSLQEIKDEYDFIIIDCPPSLGLLTLNALCAATDVLIPIQCEYYALEGLSLLVNTLDKVKRSINRDLEIIGVLLTMFDARTNLSIQVVDEVKKYFRDKVFRTIIPRNVRLSEAPSHGQPIILYDSKSRGAEVYRDLAEEVLERV is encoded by the coding sequence TTGGCAAGAATTATTGCTATAGCAAATCAAAAAGGTGGAGTCGCCAAAACAACGACTGCTGTGAATCTCTCCTCCAGTCTGGTTGAGAAAGGGAAGAAAGTTCTTCTTGTTGATCTTGATCCACAGGGAAATGCCACCAGTGGTTGTGGTATTATGAAACATCGGTTGTCCCGTTGCATTTATGATGTAATTATCAATGAAGAAAACATTCGAAGTGTGATTGCCGATACCGAGTTGAAAAACTTAAAGGTTGCACCTGCCCGTATTGAGTTGGCCGGTGCAGAGATCGAACTGGTCTCCCAGCTGTACCGCGAAGGAAAGCTTGCAACCTCTTTGCAGGAAATAAAGGACGAATATGATTTTATTATTATTGATTGTCCCCCTTCCCTCGGACTTCTTACGTTGAATGCGCTTTGTGCTGCAACAGATGTTCTAATTCCTATTCAATGTGAGTATTATGCGCTGGAAGGTTTAAGTTTACTGGTCAATACGCTTGATAAGGTCAAACGTTCTATTAATAGAGACCTTGAAATTATAGGCGTACTTTTGACCATGTTTGATGCGAGGACAAATTTATCAATTCAGGTTGTCGATGAGGTCAAGAAATATTTTAGAGATAAAGTCTTCAGGACCATTATTCCCCGGAATGTTCGGTTAAGTGAAGCCCCAAGCCATGGTCAGCCGATCATTCTATACGATAGCAAGTCGCGTGGAGCTGAAGTATATCGAGATTTAGCCGAGGAGGTCTTGGAACGTGTCTAA